The following are from one region of the Magallana gigas chromosome 4, xbMagGiga1.1, whole genome shotgun sequence genome:
- the LOC105329788 gene encoding uncharacterized protein produces the protein MPFKRMCPRHGSFVCYLKFAVIALSTIVFISTIDFINTTFRQRSISSVIARSWHARTPYLVDTSACKIPNIDPFDPSIAHFIKPQHKPVMCNKRPSFTFENGTKLQINWTAVSQSKWNGQFGYCKIQPIYRPPNNHDNNYFTYLEISDEFNDTIEMKHEFVRVLCYNSNHGKIHTNFHQFILPKPDVDNRCSLAFVKHKDSPNVRETLNVVMIGVDSISRLNSQRYLKRMRNYLLKELGAFEMTGYNKVADNTFVNIVPMTMGKFLEEVPWNESMSKIPFDDYDFIWKQFASKGYRTLYAEDAPEIAIFDYLKSGFHRPPADYFNRHFSLAMTTDKSVWYDNHNCVTDRLETDIILSYIYNFIDMYKYSPYFAFSFITGLTHDFLSSAGYADVPYLEFLKKLRENEQLNNTVLILYSDHGMRFGKMRESYIGKMEERLPFLFFVFPQWFLAKYPDYAENLQTNTRRLTTPFDIYETLSDILHFNEFIPVRRGFKNRGISLFREIPEDRGCEEAGILPHWCTCAEFQTLSPTNEIVQKVANNMIKEINIQLNEVSKRCAFLRLGNIKNAIKLLPSEKVLRFEESKNDVINRFVKYGDRVNAPVNYQLTFSTVPGNALFEATMQFDERDDSYKMVSDISRINEYGHQGDCIDVHKLRKFCYCKS, from the exons ATGCCCTTCAAAAG AATGTGTCCCCGCCATGGGTCCTTCGTATGCTACCTGAAGTTTGCGGTGATTGCTCTCTCCACAATTGTGTTTATATCCACCATAGATTTCATCAACACGACGTTCCGCCAGCGTTCGATAAGTTCTGTAATAGCCAGGTCGTGGCACGCCAGGACCCCGTATCTTGTGGACACCTCTGCTTGTAAGATTCCAAACATCGACCCATTCGACCCGTCCATCGCACACTTCATCAAACCTCAACACAAACCTGTCATGTGCAATAAAAGACCGtcatttacatttgaaaacggGACCAAGTTGCAAATTAACTGGACAGCAGTCAGCCAATCAAAATGGAACGGTCAGTTTGGTTACTGTAAAATTCAACCTATTTATAGACCGCCGAATAACCATGACAacaattattttacatatttggAGATCAGTGATGAGTTCAATGATACCATTGAAATGAAACACGAGTTCGTCAGAGTTTTATGTTACAACAGTAATCATGGGAAAATTCACACAAACTTTCATCAGTTTATTTTACCAAAACCCGATGTAGACAATAGGTGTTCACTCGCATTTGTGAAACACAAAGACAGCCCTAACGTTAGAGAAACTCTAAATGTTGTCATGATTGGGGTGGATTCCATTTCAAGACTGAATTCGCAAAGGTACCTGAAACGCATGCGTAATTATCTATTGAAAGAACTAGGTGCATTTGAGATGACCGGATACAACAAAGTAGCAGACAATACTTTTGTGAACATTGTTCCTATGACCATGGGAAAATTCTTAGAGGAAGTGCCCTGGAATGAAAGCATGAGTAAAATTCCATTTGACGATTACGATTTCATTTGGAAACAATTTGCTTCAAAAGGATATCGGACTCTTTACGCAGAGGACGCGCCAGAAATCGCCAtctttgattatttaaaatccGGATTTCACCGGCCCCCAGCGGATTACTTTAACCGACATTTTTCATTGGCTATGACGACGGACAAGAGTGTTTGGTATGACAATCATAACTGCGTAACAGACAGACTGGAAACCGACATTATTCTCAGCTACATTTACAACTTCATTGACATGTACAAATACTCTCCATATTTCGCATTCTCATTTATCACAGGTTTAACACATGATTTTCTGAGCAGTGCTGGATATGCAGATGTTCCATATTTAGAATTTCTGAAGAAATTAAGAGAAAACGAACAGCTAAATAATACAGTGTTGATCTTGTATAGTGACCACGGAATGCGTTTTGGCAAAATGCGCGAATCCTACATTGGTAAGATGGAGGAGCGCTTACCctttcttttctttgtttttccgCAATGGTTTCTTGCTAAATACCCGGATTATGCAGAAAATCTTCAAACGAATACTCGGAGGCTAACGACACCTTTTGACATTTATGAAACTCTTTCcgatattcttcattttaacgaaTTCATACCAGTTAGAAGGGGGTTTAAAAACAGAGGCATCAGTCTTTTCCGAGAAATTCCTGAGGACAGAGGATGCGAGGAAGCTGGAATACTTCCGCACTGGTGCACATGCGCCGAATTTCAAACGCTGTCACCGACTAACGAAATCGTACAAAAAGTAGCCAACAACATGATAAAGGAAATCAACATCCAACTCAATGAAGTGTCTAAAAGATGCGCGTTTCTAAGATTAGGAAACATTAAAAATGCCATTAAACTTCTTCCATCTGAAAAggttttaagatttgaagaaaGTAAGAATGACGTTATCAACAGATTTGTAAAATATGGAGACCGCGTCAACGCACCGGTGAATTATCAGCTGACGTTTAGCACTGTTCCCGGTAACGCGCTGTTTGAGGCTACCATGCAATTTGATGAGAGGGACGACTCGTACAAGATGGTCAGCGATATTAGTAGAATCAACGAATATGGCCACCAGGGTGATTGCATAGACGTCCACAAACTGAGAAAATTCTGCTACTGTAAATCGTGA
- the LOC117681958 gene encoding uncharacterized protein → MYPRYRFFLFYLKLGAIVFFIIVLFFTKDFFNTNFYKRPKSTKQPVRQWTEKSPYLVDTSACKIPKIDPFDPSIAKFIKSQREPLLCNRRPSLTYENGTKLHINWTAVNQIKWNGQFSYCKIQPIYRPPDNHDHNYFTYLPSEKFYDTIEMRHEFARVICFDHNHRKIHKNFHQFILPKSDVDERCSLAFNEHRTSSNIKETLSVVMIGVDSVSRLNSQRYMKRMRNYLLKELSAFEMAGYNKVADNTFVNIVPLTMGKFLEEVPWNESMSKIPFDDYDFIWKQFASKGYRTLYAEDAPGIAMFDYLKSGFHQSPADYFNRHFLLAMTVDKSVWYDNHNCVTDRLETNIILSYTYHFMDMYRYSPYFAFSFISGLTHDDLNDAKYADVPYFSFLKKLQENRQLNNTVLILYSDHGVRFGEIRESYVGKMEERLPFFFIVFPQWFLSKYKDYANNLKTNTQRLTTPFDIYETLSDILYFNNKSEPIRRGFKNRGISLFREIPEDRGCEEAGILPHWCTCSEFQTMSPTNEIVQKVANNMIKEINIQLNEVSKRCAFLRLGKIKNAIKLLPSEKVLRFEESKNDVINRFVKYGDRSKAQVNYQLTFSTVPGNALFEATMQFDERDDSYKMVSDISRINEYGHQSDCVDDYNLRKFCFCKS, encoded by the coding sequence ATGTACCCTCGATACCGGTTCTTTCTGTTTTACCTTAAATTGGGAGCGATCGTTTTCTTTatcattgttcttttttttacaaaagattttttcaaCACAAACTTTTACAAACGTCCGAAAAGTACTAAACAACCAGTCAGACAATGGACCGAAAAATCTCCGTATCTGGTTGACACCTCTGCTtgtaaaattccaaaaattgaCCCTTTTGACCCGTCAATTGCCAAATTCATCAAATCTCAACGCGAACCACTTTTGTGTAACCGACGACCGTCACTAACATATGAGAACGGGACCAAGTTGCACATTAATTGGACAGCagttaatcaaataaaatggaatGGCCAGTTTAGTTACTGTAAAATCCAACCTATATATAGACCGCCGGATAACCATGACCACAACTATTTTACATACTTGCCGAGTGAAAAATTTTACGATACCATTGAAATGAGGCATGAATTCGCCAGAGTTATATGTTTCGACCACAATCATAggaaaattcacaaaaatttcCATCAATTTATTTTACCGAAATCCGATGTCGACGAGAGGTGTTCACTTGCTTTTAATGAGCATAGAACCAGTTCTAACATTAAAGAGACTCTCAGTGTTGTCATGATTGGGGTGGATTCCGTGTCAAGACTGAATTCTCAAAGGTACATGAAACGCATGCGAAATTATCTTTTGAAAGAACTAAGTGCTTTTGAGATGGCCGGTTACAACAAAGTAGCGGACAATACCTTTGTGAATATTGTTCCTTTGACCATGGGAAAATTCTTGGAGGAAGTGCCGTGGAATGAAAGCATGAGTAAAATTCCATTTGATGATTACGATTTTATTTGGAAACAGTTTGCTTCCAAAGGATATCGGACTCTTTACGCAGAGGACGCTCCGGGAATAGCTATGTTTGATTATTTGAAATCCGGATTTCACCAGTCTCCAGCGGATTACTTTAACCGACACTTTTTATTGGCTATGACGGTGGACAAGAGTGTTTGGTATGACAACCATAATTGCGTAACAGATAGATTAGAAACCAACATTATTCTAAGCTACACTTACCACTTCATGGACATGTACAGATACTCTCcatattttgctttttcttttatatctgGTTTAACTCATGATGACCTTAACGATGCTAAATATGCAGATGTtccatatttttcatttctgaaGAAACTTCAGGAAAACAGACAACTCAATAATACAGTGTTGATCTTGTACAGTGATCATGGAGTGCGCTTTGGAGAAATACGTGAATCATACGTTGGGAAAATGGAGGAACGCTtaccttttttctttattgtttttccACAATGGTTTCTCTCGAAATACAAGGATTATGCAAATAATCTGAAAACGAATACTCAGCGGTTAACAACACcatttgatatttatgaaaCTCTTTCcgatattctttattttaacaaCAAATCAGAACCAATAAGGAGGGGGTTTAAAAACAGAGGCATCAGTCTTTTCCGAGAAATTCCGGAGGACAGAGGATGCGAGGAAGCAGGAATACTTCCGCACTGGTGCACATGCTCCGAATTTCAAACGATGTCACCGACTAATGAAATTGTACAAAAAGTAGCCAACAACATGATAAAGGAAATCAACATCCAACTCAATGAAGTGTCTAAAAGATGCGCGTTTCTAAGATTAGGAAAGATTAAAAATGCCATTAAACTTCTTCCATCTGAAAAGGTTCTAAGGTTTGAAGAAAGTAagaatgacgtcatcaacagaTTTGTAAAATATGGAGACCGCTCCAAAGCACAGGTGAATTATCAGCTGACGTTTAGCACTGTTCCCGGTAACGCGCTGTTTGAGGCTACCATGCAATTTGATGAGAGAGACGACTCGTACAAGATGGTCAGCGATATTAGTAGAATCAACGAATACGGCCACCAGTCTGATTGTGTTGATGACTACAACCTGAGGAAATTTTGCTTCTGTAAATCatga